Proteins from a genomic interval of Pseudoalteromonas sp. MEBiC 03607:
- a CDS encoding biotin-dependent carboxyltransferase family protein — protein MITIVKPGMQMSIQDQGRVGARHLGIGQSGCIDPYAQIIVNRLVGNADNNPVIEITLGLAEIKFDNDYYIALHGTDMKASVNGNAIEPGWSFYIKKGDVLKLNAARHGFRSYLAIGGQWQLPDPILDSYSTDITAGFGGLTGQALKSGDSFEVIPKYNTKVGLGAMLPPKSTQIRIHAGPHAAVLPKDTIVNFINHSWHVSPNSNRMGTRLLSDECGLEHDVSLPSMAVAPGSIQLPPNGEPIVLLNDAQTTGGYPLLGTVIDADLRHFAQLKPGDFLHFKFVTLADAFKAKEKLTAHLNQLAIALKYKNK, from the coding sequence ATGATCACCATCGTTAAACCTGGCATGCAAATGTCTATACAAGATCAAGGCCGCGTGGGTGCTCGTCATTTGGGAATTGGCCAATCTGGCTGTATTGATCCTTATGCGCAGATCATAGTAAACCGATTAGTTGGAAACGCAGATAACAATCCAGTCATTGAGATCACACTAGGTCTTGCTGAAATTAAATTCGATAACGACTACTACATTGCCTTGCATGGAACAGATATGAAAGCCAGTGTTAATGGTAATGCGATTGAACCAGGCTGGAGTTTTTACATTAAAAAAGGTGATGTGTTAAAGCTAAATGCCGCACGGCATGGGTTTAGAAGCTACCTTGCTATAGGCGGACAATGGCAGCTACCTGACCCTATATTGGATTCCTACTCAACAGATATAACAGCTGGTTTTGGTGGTCTAACCGGACAAGCACTGAAATCTGGAGACAGCTTTGAGGTAATACCAAAATACAACACTAAAGTTGGTTTAGGTGCAATGCTACCACCTAAAAGCACCCAAATACGCATACATGCTGGCCCACATGCTGCAGTTTTGCCTAAAGACACCATAGTTAATTTTATAAATCATTCATGGCATGTATCACCTAATAGTAACCGCATGGGTACACGATTATTAAGTGATGAGTGTGGCTTAGAGCATGATGTGTCATTGCCATCGATGGCAGTAGCACCAGGCAGCATTCAGTTGCCGCCAAATGGAGAACCAATTGTGTTATTGAATGATGCGCAAACAACCGGTGGCTATCCTTTGCTAGGAACTGTGATCGACGCTGATCTTCGTCATTTTGCCCAATTAAAGCCAGGTGATTTTTTACATTTCAAGTTTGTTACTCTAGCAGATGCTTTTAAGGCGAAAGAAAAGCTAACAGCTCACCTTAATCAATTAGCCATTGCGCTAAAATACAAAAACAAATAG
- the pxpB gene encoding 5-oxoprolinase subunit PxpB, whose amino-acid sequence MTTKSTPKIMALTTHCIFFDAYESAEHGLNTQKKIWALAQFCQSTGDFVDVVPANNNLTLYLKESEKLASWLPLLLEQWQETTTKDFASTHHKLPTVYGGQHGPDIAHVAAEHNLTVDEVAQLHSSKTYPVLFLGFQPGFAYLDGLDPKLYTPRRSEPRISVPKGSVAIGGEQTGVYPETSPGGWQIIGHTDFKLFDINATSPCAVKPGDTLEFVIQEVLK is encoded by the coding sequence ATGACGACAAAAAGCACACCAAAGATTATGGCGCTCACTACGCATTGTATCTTCTTCGATGCATATGAAAGTGCTGAGCATGGCTTAAATACACAAAAAAAGATTTGGGCGCTGGCTCAATTTTGCCAATCGACGGGAGATTTCGTTGATGTTGTTCCAGCTAATAACAACTTAACTCTGTATCTAAAAGAGTCTGAAAAGCTAGCAAGTTGGCTGCCATTATTGCTTGAGCAGTGGCAAGAGACTACGACTAAAGATTTTGCATCAACTCATCATAAGCTACCCACCGTATATGGTGGTCAACATGGCCCTGACATTGCTCATGTAGCTGCAGAGCACAACTTAACTGTTGATGAAGTCGCGCAGTTACATAGTAGTAAAACCTACCCTGTTTTATTTTTAGGTTTTCAACCTGGTTTTGCTTACTTAGATGGCTTGGATCCTAAATTATATACGCCTCGTCGAAGCGAGCCGCGCATCTCAGTGCCAAAAGGGTCTGTCGCTATTGGTGGCGAGCAAACAGGCGTATATCCTGAAACGTCACCCGGTGGCTGGCAAATAATCGGTCACACCGACTTTAAATTATTCGATATTAATGCAACCTCTCCCTGTGCTGTTAAACCCGGTGATACCTTAGAGTTTGTTATTCAGGAGGTGTTAAAATGA
- a CDS encoding leucyl aminopeptidase — protein MRIAHSLSALALGITLATQVNAAEFTFAKSIQPKDNTLVLFLDTDSQVANFNYLKPETQNHLNKVIEFSDFKAGYGKTLEVIAPNGSDHQRIVLVGLGEQAELNAAKMAKLGGNVHAKLQSAKQATVSLDFSELKDSEINAKYAAEFAHGANLRDHRFEQYKKEQDTHVVNYTVDVENLDQAVKTHKLLQNIEQGVFLARDLTSEVATEMTPSDFAKAAQELKKLGVKITVLEPKQIKKLGMGALEAVGRGSEEGSRLVVAHYQGNKDTPIALIGKGITFDSGGYSIKTGASIARMKSDMAGAAAVLGTVKAMALAKADTNVVAVMGMAANMVSQFSVAPGDVVRTAEGLSVEIVNTDAEGRLVLSDAMWYARDKFKPSIMIDVATLTGSKIGAVGNEYAAVFSDDDQLVEQLTIAGKQVNENLWRLPLGYEDALKSDIADLKNIGSHGPGATTAASFLQNFAGDTRWVHIDIAGNALNSKAKDELAEGGTGYGVRLLSNWLLNNAK, from the coding sequence ATGAGAATTGCACACAGTTTGTCTGCTCTTGCTCTGGGTATAACACTTGCTACGCAAGTTAATGCAGCAGAGTTCACTTTTGCAAAATCGATTCAACCGAAAGACAACACATTAGTGTTGTTTTTAGACACAGATAGCCAAGTTGCTAACTTTAATTACTTAAAACCAGAAACTCAAAACCACTTAAATAAAGTTATCGAATTTAGTGACTTTAAAGCGGGCTATGGCAAAACATTAGAAGTTATTGCACCAAACGGCAGCGATCACCAACGTATTGTGCTTGTAGGCTTAGGTGAGCAAGCTGAACTTAATGCAGCTAAAATGGCAAAGCTTGGTGGTAATGTTCATGCCAAATTACAATCAGCAAAACAAGCAACTGTGAGCCTTGATTTTTCAGAGCTTAAAGATAGTGAAATCAATGCTAAATACGCTGCTGAATTTGCACATGGTGCTAATTTACGTGACCACCGCTTTGAACAATACAAAAAAGAACAAGATACACATGTAGTTAACTATACTGTTGATGTTGAAAATTTAGACCAAGCGGTCAAAACCCATAAGTTACTACAAAACATTGAACAAGGTGTCTTTTTAGCGCGTGACTTAACTTCAGAAGTTGCAACTGAGATGACGCCATCTGATTTTGCAAAAGCCGCACAAGAGTTAAAAAAATTAGGCGTTAAAATTACCGTTTTAGAGCCAAAACAAATTAAAAAATTAGGCATGGGTGCGTTAGAAGCTGTTGGCCGTGGCAGTGAAGAAGGTTCGCGTTTAGTTGTTGCACATTACCAAGGTAATAAAGACACCCCAATTGCATTGATTGGTAAAGGCATTACCTTCGACTCTGGTGGTTATAGTATTAAAACAGGTGCTTCGATTGCCCGCATGAAATCAGATATGGCAGGCGCAGCAGCAGTACTGGGTACGGTTAAAGCAATGGCACTTGCAAAAGCAGATACCAACGTAGTGGCTGTAATGGGTATGGCTGCAAATATGGTGTCACAATTCTCGGTAGCGCCTGGTGATGTTGTTCGCACAGCAGAAGGTTTAAGCGTTGAAATAGTTAATACAGATGCTGAAGGCCGTTTAGTGCTAAGCGATGCAATGTGGTATGCCCGCGACAAGTTTAAACCAAGTATTATGATTGATGTGGCTACATTGACTGGCTCAAAAATCGGTGCTGTAGGTAATGAATACGCAGCGGTTTTCTCTGATGATGACCAGCTTGTTGAGCAACTTACAATTGCAGGAAAGCAGGTTAACGAGAACTTATGGCGCTTACCACTTGGTTACGAAGATGCACTAAAATCGGATATCGCAGACCTTAAAAATATTGGTTCGCATGGTCCAGGTGCAACGACAGCAGCAAGTTTCTTACAAAACTTTGCCGGCGATACCCGTTGGGTTCATATCGATATTGCTGGTAATGCACTTAACAGCAAAGCTAAAGATGAGTTAGCTGAAGGTGGCACTGGTTATGGTGTTCGCTTGTTATCAAACTGGCTTTTAAACAACGCTAAGTAA
- a CDS encoding 3'-5' exonuclease, which produces MAKQGVKLDWPTRYQQLLAASKQPLIQEFYQAAICDLNMPISDVPLVALDFETTGLNFQNDDIVSVGLIPFNARRIFCKDSQHWIVQPRRKLAEESIVIHGITHSEVSDAPDFSSIMEPLLAALKGKVIVVHFAPIERHFLYQALQSRLGEGLEFAVIDTLELESRALRAKQGLLGRLFNSKLDSVRLADSRIRYSLPAYQNHNALNDAIATAELLQAQIAYHYRPDTPLSELLI; this is translated from the coding sequence ATGGCTAAACAAGGTGTTAAACTTGATTGGCCGACTCGGTATCAGCAGTTATTAGCGGCTAGCAAACAGCCGCTAATTCAAGAGTTTTATCAAGCCGCTATTTGTGATTTAAACATGCCAATTAGCGACGTACCCTTAGTGGCGCTTGATTTTGAGACGACCGGTCTAAATTTTCAAAATGACGATATAGTCAGTGTTGGTTTAATTCCATTTAATGCTAGGCGCATCTTTTGTAAAGATAGCCAGCATTGGATTGTACAACCAAGACGTAAGCTCGCTGAAGAGTCGATCGTTATTCATGGTATTACCCATTCAGAAGTAAGTGACGCGCCAGATTTTTCATCTATTATGGAGCCATTACTAGCAGCATTAAAAGGTAAAGTCATAGTGGTGCATTTTGCTCCCATTGAACGACACTTTTTGTATCAAGCGTTGCAATCGCGATTAGGTGAAGGCCTTGAGTTTGCAGTAATAGACACGTTGGAGCTTGAAAGCAGGGCGCTTAGAGCAAAACAAGGTTTACTAGGTAGGTTGTTTAATTCTAAGCTTGATTCCGTTCGTCTTGCGGATTCTCGTATTCGTTACTCCTTACCTGCGTATCAAAACCATAACGCACTGAACGATGCCATTGCCACCGCAGAGCTGTTACAAGCGCAAATTGCTTATCATTACCGCCCAGATACACCGCTAAGCGAATTGCTCATATAG
- a CDS encoding BCCT family transporter, translated as MSEHHDKYSIDNTDYTVGQDNVQKWGFDVHNPVFGISAGLIALFLVATLVSDAETAKTTLNGIKNDIINNFDGFFMWSANLFVLFCLALIVSPYGNIRLGGKEARPTHSRISWLAMLFAAGMGIGLMFWGVAEPVAYFTGWYETPLGVEANTPEAAKLAMGATMFHWGLHPWAIYAVVSLSLAFFCYNKGLPLSIRSIFYPILGDKAWGWPGHLIDILAVLATLFGLATSLGLGAQQAAAGINHVFGTDSGIGLQIGVIVGVTLLAVISVVRGIDGGVKLLSNVNMVIAFVLLVFVALVGFSAAFGNLPNTVMGYVENIIPLSNPHGREDETWMHGWTVFYWAWWISWSPFVGMFIARVSEGRTIREFLIAVLLVPTVVTIFWMSIYGGIAIEQVIDKVGVLGEKGLTDVPLAMFQMFEALPMSQVLSFIAIVLVLVFFITSSDSGSLVIDSITAGGKVDAPVPQRIFWATIEGAIAAALVWIGGTQAIEALQAGAVSTGLPFTFVLLLMCVSLILGLRTEPRN; from the coding sequence ATGAGCGAACATCATGATAAGTACAGTATCGACAATACCGACTACACCGTCGGTCAGGACAATGTACAAAAATGGGGTTTTGATGTGCACAACCCTGTATTTGGCATTAGTGCTGGTTTAATCGCGCTATTTTTAGTGGCAACACTTGTGTCAGATGCTGAAACAGCAAAAACAACCCTGAATGGAATTAAAAACGACATTATTAATAATTTTGATGGCTTTTTTATGTGGTCAGCAAACTTATTCGTATTGTTTTGCTTGGCGTTGATTGTTTCACCATACGGCAATATCCGCCTTGGTGGTAAAGAAGCGCGCCCAACTCACTCTCGTATTTCATGGCTTGCAATGTTATTTGCTGCGGGTATGGGTATTGGCTTAATGTTTTGGGGCGTAGCAGAGCCTGTCGCTTACTTTACAGGCTGGTACGAAACACCACTCGGCGTTGAAGCAAACACACCAGAGGCTGCGAAATTAGCAATGGGTGCAACTATGTTCCATTGGGGTTTACACCCTTGGGCTATTTACGCCGTTGTTTCGCTTTCGTTAGCATTCTTTTGCTACAACAAAGGCCTGCCGTTATCAATCCGCTCTATTTTTTATCCTATTTTAGGTGACAAAGCATGGGGCTGGCCGGGCCATCTTATTGATATTCTAGCTGTACTTGCCACCTTATTTGGTCTTGCAACGTCTCTTGGTTTAGGCGCACAGCAGGCCGCAGCAGGTATAAACCATGTGTTTGGTACTGATAGCGGTATTGGTCTACAAATCGGCGTTATTGTTGGTGTTACTCTACTTGCAGTGATCTCTGTTGTTCGTGGTATCGACGGCGGTGTTAAGCTGCTTAGTAATGTAAACATGGTTATCGCATTTGTATTACTCGTATTTGTTGCTCTCGTTGGTTTTTCAGCAGCGTTTGGTAATCTTCCTAATACTGTTATGGGTTATGTTGAAAACATTATTCCGTTAAGTAACCCACATGGCCGTGAAGATGAAACCTGGATGCACGGCTGGACAGTATTCTACTGGGCTTGGTGGATTTCATGGTCACCGTTTGTAGGTATGTTCATTGCGCGTGTATCTGAAGGTCGTACAATTCGTGAATTCTTAATTGCCGTATTACTTGTGCCTACCGTTGTGACTATCTTCTGGATGTCTATTTATGGTGGTATCGCTATTGAACAAGTTATTGATAAAGTGGGTGTACTAGGTGAGAAAGGTTTAACTGATGTACCACTTGCGATGTTCCAAATGTTTGAAGCCCTGCCAATGTCGCAAGTGCTTTCATTCATTGCAATTGTGCTGGTACTCGTGTTCTTTATTACGTCATCTGACTCAGGTTCATTAGTTATCGACTCTATCACTGCCGGTGGTAAAGTTGACGCGCCAGTGCCACAACGTATTTTCTGGGCAACAATCGAGGGTGCGATTGCTGCAGCGCTTGTTTGGATTGGTGGCACACAAGCTATCGAAGCATTACAAGCCGGTGCCGTATCTACGGGCTTACCGTTTACCTTTGTATTGCTATTAATGTGTGTAAGTTTAATCCTTGGTCTACGTACAGAGCCAAGAAACTAA
- a CDS encoding DUF294 nucleotidyltransferase-like domain-containing protein gives MQAEHVDIAQFLSDHAPFDDLPEEAVNTLASQVEIAYFRAGTQILNYGDDIADLYVIRTGAVEMYRRDGDLYNRLTVGGIFGQMGLLMNRKVRFPAKALEDTLVYCINVELFNQYCDEYEAFADFFEADGNVRLHQAIVEQADSNDLTTAKVKSLLHRDVVTVAKDASVQMVAQLMTQESVSSVLVTDADKPISDDPDDDDGQVVGIITDRDLRTSVIAEGLSYESPAEQIMQTDLILLDSNAYVFEAVLAMLRDNIHHLPVVVKKKPIGVISLSDILRYESQSSLLLVRGILAQQSVEDLAHYARQLPNVFVRMVNEDANSHMIGTAMAVIGRTFKQRLLDLAEEKFGPPPIPYCFIALGSMARDEQLIVTDQDNAIILDNSFNEELHDEYFQKLADFVCDGLAECGYKYCEGEIMASFKKWRLTREQWKEQFAGWMAEPKPQALLHSSIFFDLDGVYGKTKWADELKRFIATEGRKNKRFLANLAANARNRTPPLGFFKDFVLEHNGQHKRSMNLKRRGTAPLSDVIRVHALAIGSRKQNSFERLEDIIEAKLLPAGKAQDLRDALEYIAMVRIRHQAWQIEKLDEAPDNDLEPHLLSPFEQRNLKEAFAILDKAQNFLKFRYSANTGMK, from the coding sequence ATGCAAGCCGAACACGTCGATATAGCACAATTTTTAAGTGATCATGCTCCATTTGATGATTTGCCCGAAGAAGCGGTTAACACTCTCGCTTCACAAGTAGAGATAGCCTACTTCAGAGCGGGAACACAAATCCTTAATTACGGCGATGACATTGCCGATTTATATGTAATTAGAACCGGAGCCGTCGAAATGTATCGACGCGATGGTGATTTGTATAACCGTTTAACTGTCGGTGGTATTTTCGGACAAATGGGTTTGCTGATGAACCGCAAAGTCCGATTTCCTGCCAAGGCCCTCGAAGACACCTTAGTGTATTGCATTAATGTAGAGCTATTTAATCAATATTGTGATGAATACGAAGCCTTTGCAGACTTCTTTGAAGCAGATGGCAATGTTCGTCTTCATCAGGCCATTGTAGAGCAGGCTGACAGTAACGATTTAACAACTGCAAAAGTTAAATCATTACTGCACAGAGATGTAGTAACCGTAGCAAAAGACGCGTCTGTGCAAATGGTTGCCCAATTGATGACACAAGAGTCGGTATCGTCTGTATTAGTAACAGATGCCGATAAACCCATCAGTGATGATCCTGACGATGATGATGGTCAAGTAGTTGGCATAATTACAGACCGAGATTTGCGCACCAGTGTGATTGCTGAAGGTTTAAGTTACGAATCACCTGCCGAGCAAATTATGCAAACGGACCTTATCTTACTCGATAGCAACGCCTATGTGTTTGAGGCTGTGCTTGCTATGCTCAGAGATAACATTCATCACCTACCTGTCGTTGTTAAGAAAAAGCCCATCGGTGTTATTTCGTTATCTGACATTTTGCGATATGAATCACAAAGCAGTTTATTGTTAGTGCGGGGTATTTTAGCTCAGCAATCCGTAGAAGATTTAGCGCATTATGCACGTCAGCTACCTAACGTGTTTGTACGCATGGTTAACGAAGACGCTAACTCTCATATGATTGGTACAGCAATGGCTGTAATAGGGCGTACCTTTAAACAGCGTTTACTTGATTTAGCCGAAGAAAAATTTGGCCCGCCGCCCATTCCTTATTGTTTTATTGCCTTAGGTTCAATGGCTCGTGATGAGCAATTAATTGTTACCGACCAAGATAACGCCATTATTCTTGATAATAGCTTTAACGAGGAATTACATGACGAATATTTTCAAAAGCTCGCTGATTTTGTCTGTGATGGTTTAGCCGAATGTGGCTATAAATACTGCGAAGGGGAAATTATGGCGTCATTTAAAAAGTGGCGTTTAACTCGTGAGCAGTGGAAAGAGCAATTTGCAGGCTGGATGGCAGAACCAAAACCACAGGCTTTATTACACAGCTCTATCTTTTTTGATTTAGATGGCGTTTACGGTAAAACCAAATGGGCTGATGAGCTCAAACGATTTATTGCAACTGAAGGGCGTAAGAATAAGCGTTTCTTGGCTAACCTTGCAGCCAATGCCCGTAACAGAACACCGCCTTTAGGTTTCTTTAAAGATTTTGTGCTAGAGCATAATGGTCAGCATAAGCGTTCTATGAACTTAAAACGCCGTGGTACTGCGCCATTATCAGATGTAATTCGTGTTCATGCTTTAGCAATAGGCAGTCGTAAACAAAATTCATTCGAGCGTTTAGAAGATATCATCGAAGCAAAGCTTTTACCCGCAGGGAAAGCGCAAGATCTTCGAGATGCCTTAGAATACATTGCGATGGTTCGTATTCGCCACCAAGCATGGCAAATTGAAAAGTTAGACGAAGCCCCAGATAACGATCTTGAGCCACATTTACTATCGCCTTTTGAGCAGCGCAACCTTAAAGAAGCGTTTGCGATTTTAGATAAAGCGCAGAATTTCCTTAAATTCAGATACTCTGCCAATACAGGGATGAAGTAA
- the asnB gene encoding asparagine synthase B, protein MCSIFGVLDIKSDPTQLRSQAIEMSKLLRHRGPDWSGVYSSDKAILVHERLAIVGVSSGAQPLYNPERTHILAVNGEIYNHKELAANLETDFKFQTQSDCEVILALYKQKGPEFLDDLNGIFAFCLYDEEQDAYLIGRDHIGIIPLYTGHDEHGNFYVASELKALSPICKHIEEFPPGHFLWSKDGQLRKYYSRDWQSYDAVKDNEAKSSDVKEGLEAAVKRQLMCDVPYGVLLSGGLDSSVISAITQRFAAKRIEDNDESDAWWPKLHSFSVGLEGSPDLAAAQKVADMIGTVHHPIHFTIQEGIDALREVIYHIETYDVTTIRASTPMYLMARQIKAMGIKMVLSGEGADELFGGYLYFHKAPNAQEFHEELNRKVSKLHMFDCLRANKSMAAWGVEARVPFLDKEFVDVAMRINPEAKMCKDGKIEKHIIREAFDGYLPDEVLWRQKEQFSDGVGYNWIDTLKEYVSEQVSDQDLANAKYKYPINTPDSKEAYFYRSIFEEHFPGDAAAKCVPHGKSVACSTPEALAWDESFQNNADPSGRAAGVHNDAYKK, encoded by the coding sequence ATGTGTTCAATATTTGGGGTATTAGATATCAAATCTGATCCCACCCAATTGCGAAGTCAAGCAATTGAGATGTCAAAACTTTTAAGACACCGCGGACCTGACTGGTCTGGCGTATATTCATCTGATAAAGCTATTTTAGTCCACGAGCGTCTTGCTATCGTTGGTGTATCAAGTGGTGCGCAACCTTTATATAATCCAGAGCGCACACATATCCTTGCTGTAAATGGTGAAATTTATAACCACAAAGAGCTTGCGGCAAATCTAGAAACAGACTTTAAGTTTCAAACTCAATCAGACTGTGAAGTTATCTTAGCTTTATATAAACAAAAAGGGCCTGAATTCTTAGACGACTTGAATGGTATTTTCGCTTTTTGTTTATACGATGAAGAACAAGACGCCTACCTAATAGGTCGTGACCATATTGGTATTATCCCGCTTTACACAGGTCATGATGAGCATGGTAATTTTTATGTTGCTTCAGAACTAAAAGCGCTTTCACCAATTTGTAAACACATTGAAGAGTTTCCTCCGGGTCACTTCTTGTGGAGCAAAGATGGTCAACTTCGTAAGTATTACAGCCGCGATTGGCAAAGCTATGACGCAGTAAAAGACAACGAAGCTAAATCAAGCGATGTTAAAGAAGGCTTAGAAGCTGCTGTTAAACGTCAACTAATGTGTGATGTACCTTACGGTGTTCTATTATCAGGTGGTTTAGACTCATCGGTTATTTCAGCTATCACGCAACGTTTCGCCGCAAAACGTATCGAAGATAATGACGAGTCTGATGCTTGGTGGCCAAAACTGCACTCTTTCTCAGTTGGTCTTGAGGGCTCACCAGACTTAGCAGCTGCACAAAAAGTTGCAGATATGATTGGTACGGTTCACCACCCTATCCACTTTACTATTCAAGAAGGTATTGATGCTCTTCGCGAAGTGATTTATCACATTGAAACGTACGATGTGACAACCATTCGTGCCTCAACTCCTATGTACTTAATGGCGCGTCAAATTAAAGCCATGGGTATAAAAATGGTGTTGTCTGGCGAAGGTGCTGATGAGCTTTTTGGTGGTTACCTTTATTTCCACAAAGCACCTAATGCGCAAGAGTTCCATGAAGAGCTAAACCGTAAAGTGTCTAAACTACATATGTTTGACTGTTTACGGGCTAATAAATCTATGGCTGCTTGGGGTGTAGAAGCACGCGTGCCTTTCTTAGATAAAGAATTTGTAGACGTTGCAATGCGTATCAACCCTGAAGCGAAAATGTGTAAAGACGGTAAAATCGAAAAACACATTATTCGTGAAGCGTTTGACGGCTATCTACCAGACGAAGTGTTATGGCGTCAAAAAGAGCAATTCTCTGATGGTGTAGGCTATAACTGGATTGATACTTTAAAAGAGTATGTGAGCGAGCAAGTAAGCGATCAAGACCTTGCTAACGCTAAATATAAATACCCGATTAATACGCCAGATTCTAAAGAAGCGTATTTCTATCGTAGTATTTTTGAAGAGCACTTCCCTGGTGATGCAGCGGCAAAATGTGTTCCGCATGGCAAATCAGTTGCTTGTTCAACACCTGAAGCGCTTGCTTGGGATGAGTCATTCCAAAACAATGCTGACCCTTCTGGTCGTGCTGCTGGCGTTCATAACGACGCTTATAAAAAGTAG